A genomic window from Fibrobacterota bacterium includes:
- a CDS encoding YkgJ family cysteine cluster protein, with product MTDHSTAMTDAGVFTSWLRRMLHSLATDSDTHTPCGDCTGCCRSSNFIHIHPDEKAALRAIPKTLTFPAPGAPKGTRLLGYDTEGRCPLLSETGCTIYGSRPRTCRIYDCRAFAAAGLSPDAPPDNPVVQRVGSWTFRHPTTQDKKCHEAVVAAARFLGEKADLFPGRKPPADPAQRAILALKVHRVFLERQSDPDRVASIVEASSRFEAKREKLLGKRT from the coding sequence ATGACGGACCACTCCACCGCGATGACAGATGCTGGCGTGTTCACCTCTTGGCTTCGGCGCATGCTCCATTCGCTGGCCACCGATTCCGACACCCACACCCCCTGCGGCGATTGCACGGGATGCTGCCGATCCTCCAACTTCATCCACATCCATCCCGACGAAAAAGCCGCCCTTCGTGCGATCCCCAAAACCCTGACCTTTCCCGCACCCGGCGCGCCGAAAGGCACGCGACTGCTCGGCTACGACACCGAGGGACGCTGCCCCCTCCTGTCCGAAACGGGATGCACGATCTACGGCTCGCGCCCTCGCACATGTCGCATCTACGATTGCCGCGCCTTCGCCGCGGCCGGCCTTTCGCCGGATGCGCCTCCCGACAACCCTGTCGTCCAAAGGGTTGGGAGCTGGACGTTCCGCCACCCCACCACCCAGGACAAAAAATGCCACGAGGCGGTGGTCGCGGCGGCGCGGTTTCTGGGGGAGAAAGCCGATCTGTTCCCGGGGCGCAAGCCACCTGCGGATCCCGCCCAAAGAGCCATCTTGGCCTTGAAGGTCCACCGGGTGTTCCTGGAACGACAAAGCGACCCGGACCGGGTCGCCAGCATCGTCGAAGCCTCTTCCCGCTTCGAGGCCAAGCGGGAGAAGCTTCTTGGAAAAAGGACTTAG
- a CDS encoding exonuclease, which yields MSYVMVDVEADGPIPGKYSMICFGAVIVEPGLERTFYAELRPIWEDWIPDALQVSGFSREQALAFPAPEQAMADFDAWLRQTCRGKPMFVSDNNGFDWQFINWYFHWFLGKNPFGFSSTNLGSLYKGRVGDVTKNFKHLRRTAHTHHPVDDAKGNAEAMLTLREQGLKFPL from the coding sequence ATGAGTTATGTGATGGTCGACGTGGAAGCGGATGGTCCGATTCCCGGCAAGTATTCGATGATCTGCTTCGGAGCGGTGATCGTGGAGCCCGGGCTGGAACGCACGTTCTATGCCGAGTTGCGCCCGATATGGGAGGATTGGATTCCCGATGCCCTGCAGGTTTCCGGATTCTCCAGGGAGCAGGCCCTCGCGTTTCCCGCGCCTGAGCAGGCGATGGCGGACTTCGATGCGTGGCTGCGCCAAACCTGCCGGGGAAAGCCGATGTTCGTCTCCGACAACAACGGATTCGATTGGCAGTTCATCAACTGGTACTTCCACTGGTTTCTGGGGAAGAATCCGTTCGGATTCTCCTCCACCAACCTGGGGAGCCTCTACAAAGGGCGCGTTGGAGACGTGACAAAAAACTTCAAGCACCTGCGGCGCACGGCCCACACCCACCACCCGGTGGACGACGCGAAGGGGAACGCCGAAGCGATGCTGACCTTGCGCGAGCAGGGGTTGAAGTTTCCGTTGTAG